DNA from Syntrophales bacterium:
TCTTCGCCTGAAGGCGAGGGTTTTTCTCCCAATCCCCGAGGGGGACAATAAAAAGTGACGGGGTGAAACTGATTATCACAGTAGACTGCGGTATCTCCGACTTTGAAGAGGTATCCTATGCCCGAACGATCGGTATAGATACCATCATATTAGATCATCACGAGGTTCCAGAGAGGATCCCTACTGCCGTTGCGGTAATTAATCCGAATCGTAAGGACTGCCAGTTTCCTTTTAAGTATCTCGCCGCTGTTGGCATTGTTTTTAATTTTCTTATCGCCCTGAGAAGCAGTTTACGAAAAGACGGTTTCTGGAGAAATAACAGGTATCCAAACCTGAAGGAATATTTAGACCTTGTTGCTCTGGGTACCATTGGTGATATCTCTCCCCTTATTGACGAGAACAGGATATTCACAAAGATTGGACTTGATCTAATCACGGAGGGCAAAAGGATAGGATTGAGGACCTTAAAGGAGATAAGCGGGTTAGAAAATCAGGCCCTCGACTCGAGGAAGGTATCTTTTTGCCTTACACCCAGGATCAATGCAGCGGGACGTATTGGATCGCCCAGGGACGCAGTACAGCTCCTACTGGCCGACGACATGGAAGAGGCCAGGGAAATGGCAAGAAAACTTGATGTCTACAATCGGAAACGACAGGTTATGGAGAGGACCATTCTCGATGAAATCCTCGACGAAATAAAAAAAATGAGCGATCCCGAAAAATCAAGCTCCCTTGTGTTTGCCTCTCCTAAATGGCACCCGGGCGTGATCGGTATCGTGGCCTCAAGGCTGGTAGATCTGTACTGCCGGCCTGTCATATTGATAAGTCTGAAGGATGGTATTGGAAAAGGTTCGGGAAGGAGCATTGACGATTTCAACATTTATGAAGGTTTGAAAAGATGTGATTCTTTACTGTTGTCCTATGGGGGACATCAATACGCTGCCGGCATCTCGATCAGGGAAGAAGACGTAAAAAAATTTGCCAGTCTTCTCAATAATGTAACCCAAGAAAACTTAAAAGTTGCGGATTTTACCACGCAAACCATCATTGATGCTCAATGCAATCTCAATGATATTACCCGTGACCTCCTCTATCAGATAGATACCCTCGCCCCATTTGGCAGAAAGAATCCCGAACCAATTCTGTGTGTCAAGAATGTCAATGTCACAACATCTACCATTGTAGGAAATAATCACTTACGGATGCGTGTAAACGGGGATGGTGTATCTTATAATTCCATATGGTTCAGTAAGGGGCATTTTATCCATACCCTATCAGGATCGGCCCTTGATATTGTCTTTACCCCTCAGATTAACAACTGGAAGGGGTCAGATAATATTCAGTTGAAGATGAGAGACGTTGCGCCTCCAATATAGTCATACGTCATACGTCATACGTCGTAAGTCAAAAGACATAAGACTGGAGACTGATGACTTACGACTGATGTTTTATGAAGGGCGATTAGCTCAGGAGGATAGAGCGCTGGTCTCCGGAACCAGAGGCCGTGGGTTCGAGTCCCACATCGCCTACCAAGGATATAAAAACGGAGGAGGAAAAAGATGGATTTTCGATTGACTGCGGAACAAGAGTCCCTGAAAAGGGAATTTGAGGAATTTTTTGCCCGGGAGGAGAGTCGTGCCCCGGAAGGATGGTCAGGGGGGCTTTTTGCCATTTTTGAATCAGATGAAAATTGGGCATACCATCGTTCGGTAGCAGAAAGGTTAGCCGAAAAGGGGTGGTTATCTCTGCCCTGGCCTAAAGAGTATGGCGGAAAGGAGCACAGTTACATTGAACAGCTTATCTTCAATGAAGTAAAGGCCTACCATCGGGTGCCTGGTGTGGATATGTGGGGCCCGCAGATTGTCGCTCCCAGTATTCTGGAACATGGTTCCGAAGAATTGAAGAAAAAATGGCTGCCCAGGATCGCCAGGGGCGAGATCAACTGGTGCCAGGGTTGGTCTGAACCGAATGCCGGTTCAGACCTGGCTTCTCTCACCACCAAGGCAGTGGAGGATGGTGACGACTTTGTGATCAATGGGCAAAAGATATGGACTACAGGCGCACACCGGGCAGACCATATCTTCTTTTTGGCCCGCACAGACCAGAATGCCCCCAAGCATAGGGGGATTACCTATTTTGTCAGCGAGATTGACAAACCGGGGATAACCATCCGCCCGTTATTGTATATGCACAAAAAACGGGAATATAATGAGGTTTTCTTTGATAACTTTCGGGTTCCCAAGAAGAACGTAGTAGGACAGGTAAATCAGGGCTGGTATGTAACGATGGCGGGGATAAATTTTGAACGCTCGATGATAGGAACAGTTGCGGAACTTAAGAGGGGATTGGAAGAGCTTGTGGAATTTTGTAAAAAAACAGTACACCATGGCCGACCATTGGGCGAGGCTACCCTGGTTCGTCAAAAGTTAGCCCAGATGGCGATTGAACTTGAGGCAACAAAGCAGTGGGCTTACTATGTGTCCTGGCTCCAGAGTAAAGGCCAGAATGTCCCCGCGGAATCATCGGCTGCCAAGTGGTTCTCATCGGAATTAACCGTTCGCTTCGCAAATATTGCCATCGAGATCATGGGCCTCTACGGCACCCTGAAAGAGGGATCAAAATGGGCAAGGCTTCAGGGCAGATATGAGGATTTGTGCCAAGCTAGTTTGGGTATCACCATTGCCGGAGGGACTACCGAGACCATGAAAAACATTATTGCCTGGATGGGTTTAAAACTTCCCAGATAGGTTATCTTTGAGAACAATTTCGATAAGAGGGAGGATACAATGAATCTTGATTTCACTGAAACCCAGGAGATTTTGAAAAAAACCGCGAGGGAGTTTATGGCCAGATACTACCCCAAGAGCCTGGTGAGGGAACTGGAAGAAGACGCGATAGGGTTCAGGAGCGATATCTGGAAAGAGATGGCAAAACTCGGCTGGCTGGGATGGATTATACCTGAAGAGTATGATGGTGTCGGCGGCAGCTTTATGGATACTGTTGTCCTCTTTGAGGAAATGGGACGCGCCTGTTTCCTCCTGCCTTTCTTCTCTACCGTTATCTGTACACTACCCCTTGTGACTGCTGGGTCAGAGGAGCAGAAGAAGGAATTCTTACCCGGGATAGCAAGCGGAGAGACTATTTTCAGCCTGGCCCTGACAGAGCCCAGCGCCACGTATGATGCTGCGGGAATCAATACGAGGGCCGTGGTACAGGGGAATGAATATCTCATAAATGGTACCAAATTGTTTATCCATGATGCCCAGGTAGCCCACTACTTTCTATGTGCGGCGAGGACCAAAACCAATGAAAGCCGCCCGGAGGATGGCATTACTCTCTTTATCGTTGATGCCAAAATCCCGGGGATAAAAATCACCCCCCTGCACACCATTGCCGATGACAAACAGTGCGAGGTCATCTTTGAAAATGTGAAGGTAGCAGAAAAGTACGTAGTGGGACAGTTGCATCAGGGCTTTCCCATTATAGAAAAGTTGCTGGAGTATGCAGCCATGGCGAAATGTGCTGAAATGATGGGCGGCGCCGATTGGGTTGTAGAAAACTGCACTTCCTACGCAACAGAAAGGGTACAGTACGGTAAGCCTATCGGCAGTTATGGAATAATTCAGAACTACTTGGCTGAGATGTGGGCCGAGATAGGTATCGCCAAGAGATTTACCTATTATGCCGCCTGGTTGCTGAACGAGGGACTTCCCTGTAGTAAGGAAGTGGCGATGGCTAAATCGTGGGCCGGCGATGTTTACCGGCGCTGGACCCGCATGGGCGTTCAGATATTTGGCGGAATCGGCACTACGAGAGAGCATGATATGGGGCTGTACTATCGCCGTGGACGGCAGGCTCCCCTCCTTTTTGGTGATCCTGATTCACTTCGGGAAAAAGTGGCTCAAGAGATGGGACTTTAAGCGAGGAGGTCATCTTGGAAGCCGCGCGAGAAGCTTTTTGGCACATTGAATACGGTTGGCTGGTCTACCTCTTTGGATTGCTTCTCCTCCCCCTTATCGGCTATACCATCTACCGGCGCTGGCGCCTCTGGCGGATGGGGAAACCGGAGGGGAGATTTGAAAAGGGGAGGATAAAGGCGTTTGTTACTGGAACGATTGATATCCTTCTCCATAAGCGCCTCCTCGGAATAGGGGCGATACCCCTTTCTCCCGGCGAGCTTTATGCCGGTGTCATGCATCTCCTTATCTTTGGGGGCATTCTCTTGCTCCTGCTGGTTACCTCTCTCTTCGCCCTTCATGAGCACGTGGCAGCCTTCCTGCGTGGGAGACCCTATTTAGTCGTCTCTCTCTTGGGCGAACTTGGGGGGATAGCTGTCCTGTCAGGTATAATAATGGCGGCTATCAGGAGATATATCCTGAGACCGGAAAGGCTGGACAACAGCCTGGATGATGCGGTGGTATTGATTTCGCTCTTCCTCCTGACAATCACCGGTTTCATCCTCGAAGCGCTTCGTATCTCCGCCACTGTTCCCACGCCACTGTGGGAGGAACGATGGTCCTTTGCCGGTTTTGCCCTAGCCAGAGTTTTCGGACTGGGAGATGCTTCGCTCCTGCCATGGTACCAGCGTGTCTGGTGGTTTCACGTCATCATCTTTTACGGAACCATCGTCTATTTGGGCCTCTCCTTTTCTAAATTGTTCCATGTCATCGTCTCTCCCATAAACATCTTCTTCCGTTCCCTCAGGCCAAAAGGCGCCCTGATGCCTATTGCCGATCTCGAGGAAGCTGAAACCTTTGGTGTAGCAAATATCGAGGGTTTTACATGGAAACAACTCCTTGATCTCGATGCCTGTACCAGTTGCGGCCGATGTCAGGCAAGTTGTCCCGCTCATATCAGCGGCAAGACCCTCTCCCCCAAAAGGTTGATTCAGCAGATGAAGATCCACATGGAGGAAAAGTTTAATAACCGGATGACCATTGGCCGGCTCTTGATCGGTGAGGTGATCGCGGAGGATGAT
Protein-coding regions in this window:
- a CDS encoding acyl-CoA dehydrogenase family protein; this translates as MNLDFTETQEILKKTAREFMARYYPKSLVRELEEDAIGFRSDIWKEMAKLGWLGWIIPEEYDGVGGSFMDTVVLFEEMGRACFLLPFFSTVICTLPLVTAGSEEQKKEFLPGIASGETIFSLALTEPSATYDAAGINTRAVVQGNEYLINGTKLFIHDAQVAHYFLCAARTKTNESRPEDGITLFIVDAKIPGIKITPLHTIADDKQCEVIFENVKVAEKYVVGQLHQGFPIIEKLLEYAAMAKCAEMMGGADWVVENCTSYATERVQYGKPIGSYGIIQNYLAEMWAEIGIAKRFTYYAAWLLNEGLPCSKEVAMAKSWAGDVYRRWTRMGVQIFGGIGTTREHDMGLYYRRGRQAPLLFGDPDSLREKVAQEMGL
- a CDS encoding acyl-CoA dehydrogenase family protein encodes the protein MDFRLTAEQESLKREFEEFFAREESRAPEGWSGGLFAIFESDENWAYHRSVAERLAEKGWLSLPWPKEYGGKEHSYIEQLIFNEVKAYHRVPGVDMWGPQIVAPSILEHGSEELKKKWLPRIARGEINWCQGWSEPNAGSDLASLTTKAVEDGDDFVINGQKIWTTGAHRADHIFFLARTDQNAPKHRGITYFVSEIDKPGITIRPLLYMHKKREYNEVFFDNFRVPKKNVVGQVNQGWYVTMAGINFERSMIGTVAELKRGLEELVEFCKKTVHHGRPLGEATLVRQKLAQMAIELEATKQWAYYVSWLQSKGQNVPAESSAAKWFSSELTVRFANIAIEIMGLYGTLKEGSKWARLQGRYEDLCQASLGITIAGGTTETMKNIIAWMGLKLPR
- a CDS encoding heterodisulfide reductase-related iron-sulfur binding cluster gives rise to the protein MEAAREAFWHIEYGWLVYLFGLLLLPLIGYTIYRRWRLWRMGKPEGRFEKGRIKAFVTGTIDILLHKRLLGIGAIPLSPGELYAGVMHLLIFGGILLLLLVTSLFALHEHVAAFLRGRPYLVVSLLGELGGIAVLSGIIMAAIRRYILRPERLDNSLDDAVVLISLFLLTITGFILEALRISATVPTPLWEERWSFAGFALARVFGLGDASLLPWYQRVWWFHVIIFYGTIVYLGLSFSKLFHVIVSPINIFFRSLRPKGALMPIADLEEAETFGVANIEGFTWKQLLDLDACTSCGRCQASCPAHISGKTLSPKRLIQQMKIHMEEKFNNRMTIGRLLIGEVIAEDDIWSCTTCRACQEACPVFVEHIDKIIEMRRNLALTESRMPDAVQLMVGNMFSRGHPWTGAQHMRLKGDWMAGLDLNILGKGRDTDTLLWVGCTGALTDRNAEVTRSLVRILQNAGVNFAVWGAEEPCCGDPARRIGFEILFAEQAQQNIALFEEHKVKKIITPCPHCFNTMKNEYPQWGGVFEVIHHSQLLAQLLKSGKWKPTERQDRRRVTYHDSCYLGRYNDIFQEPREILRQLPQLDVVEMSRYGQRALCCGGGGGRIWMEEPVGTKINRIRTEEAIKTGSEVVVTACPFCLQMFDEGIRAKELDKTFKVMDLAEIVEENMTFFNGHDGAWPSTSESSPRRREVE
- the recJ gene encoding single-stranded-DNA-specific exonuclease RecJ, with translation MKSDGVKLIITVDCGISDFEEVSYARTIGIDTIILDHHEVPERIPTAVAVINPNRKDCQFPFKYLAAVGIVFNFLIALRSSLRKDGFWRNNRYPNLKEYLDLVALGTIGDISPLIDENRIFTKIGLDLITEGKRIGLRTLKEISGLENQALDSRKVSFCLTPRINAAGRIGSPRDAVQLLLADDMEEAREMARKLDVYNRKRQVMERTILDEILDEIKKMSDPEKSSSLVFASPKWHPGVIGIVASRLVDLYCRPVILISLKDGIGKGSGRSIDDFNIYEGLKRCDSLLLSYGGHQYAAGISIREEDVKKFASLLNNVTQENLKVADFTTQTIIDAQCNLNDITRDLLYQIDTLAPFGRKNPEPILCVKNVNVTTSTIVGNNHLRMRVNGDGVSYNSIWFSKGHFIHTLSGSALDIVFTPQINNWKGSDNIQLKMRDVAPPI